One Pogoniulus pusillus isolate bPogPus1 chromosome 22, bPogPus1.pri, whole genome shotgun sequence DNA segment encodes these proteins:
- the FAXDC2 gene encoding fatty acid hydroxylase domain-containing protein 2 isoform X1 gives MICIFSGDRMIKGSGYSTMAEHQNQEEKLRDALRITAYVFSTGLLVFTALVNSVSWFVQRFLGTPGRFWQTTWLKFYYHYEGDEWTIFLLGAALVPALAFWCFNGILLVADVTGKPTFITRYRIQLGKNDPVDTKKLRQAIYTALCNQVFVSFPMLVPMFYVMQWWGNTFSKELPTFQWFLVELSIFTLVEEVLFYYSHRLVHHPVLYKHIHKKHHEWTAPIGVVSIYAHPIEHIISNTLPVMTGPMILGSHIVSIAVWFSLALITTSISHCGYHLPFLPSPEFHDFHHLKFNQCYGVLGVLDYLHGTDTVFRQTKAYKRHKILLGFTPLSESIPDAAEKAE, from the exons GAAGAGAAGCTCCGGGACGCCCTAAGGATCACTGCCTATGTCTTCAGTACAGGCCTGCTTGTGTTCACTGCCTTGGTGAACTCTGTTTCTTG GTTCGTGCAGAGGTTCTTGGGCACTCCAGGCCGCTTCTGGCAAACAACATGGCTAAAATTCTACTACCATTACGAGGGAGATGAGTGGACAATCTTTCTCCTTG GGGCTGCACTGGTGCCTGCCCTGGCTTTCTGGTGCTTCAATGGAATCCTCCTGGTGGCTGACGTGACAGGAAAGCCAACTTTCATCACTCGCTATCGCATCCAGCTGGGCAAGAATGATCCT GTGGACACAAAGAAACTGCGCCAAGCCATCTACACAGCGCTGTGTAATCAGGTCTTTGTCTCCTTTCCCATGCTTGTGCCCATGTTTTATGTCATGCAGTGGTGGGGCAACACCTTCAGCAAGGAATTACCCACTTTCCAGTGGTTTCTTGTGGAGCTAAGCATCTTTACCTTAGTAGAGGAAGTTCTCTTCTATTATTCACACAG GCTCGTTCACCACCCGGTCCTGTATAAGCACATTCACAAGAAGCATCATGAATGGACAGCCCCCATTGGTGTGGTCTCCATTTATGCTCACCCAATAGAACACATA atctCCAACACGCTGCCTGTCATGACTGGCCCAATGATCCTGGGGTCCCACATTGTCTCCATTGCTGTCTGGTTCTCCCTTGCTCTGATAACAACAAGCATTTCACACTGTGGCTACCACCTgcctttcctgccctctccAGAGTTCCatgacttccaccacctcaa GTTCAACCAGTGCTATGGTGTCCTGGGAGTGCTGGATTATCTGCATGGAACAGATACAGTGTTCAGACAAACCAAAGCCTACAAGAGACACAAGATCCTCCTTGGCTTCACACCACTCTCAGAAAGCATCCCtgatgcagcagagaaggcagagtga
- the FAXDC2 gene encoding fatty acid hydroxylase domain-containing protein 2 isoform X2, whose amino-acid sequence MIKGSGYSTMAEHQNQEEKLRDALRITAYVFSTGLLVFTALVNSVSWFVQRFLGTPGRFWQTTWLKFYYHYEGDEWTIFLLGAALVPALAFWCFNGILLVADVTGKPTFITRYRIQLGKNDPVDTKKLRQAIYTALCNQVFVSFPMLVPMFYVMQWWGNTFSKELPTFQWFLVELSIFTLVEEVLFYYSHRLVHHPVLYKHIHKKHHEWTAPIGVVSIYAHPIEHIISNTLPVMTGPMILGSHIVSIAVWFSLALITTSISHCGYHLPFLPSPEFHDFHHLKFNQCYGVLGVLDYLHGTDTVFRQTKAYKRHKILLGFTPLSESIPDAAEKAE is encoded by the exons GAAGAGAAGCTCCGGGACGCCCTAAGGATCACTGCCTATGTCTTCAGTACAGGCCTGCTTGTGTTCACTGCCTTGGTGAACTCTGTTTCTTG GTTCGTGCAGAGGTTCTTGGGCACTCCAGGCCGCTTCTGGCAAACAACATGGCTAAAATTCTACTACCATTACGAGGGAGATGAGTGGACAATCTTTCTCCTTG GGGCTGCACTGGTGCCTGCCCTGGCTTTCTGGTGCTTCAATGGAATCCTCCTGGTGGCTGACGTGACAGGAAAGCCAACTTTCATCACTCGCTATCGCATCCAGCTGGGCAAGAATGATCCT GTGGACACAAAGAAACTGCGCCAAGCCATCTACACAGCGCTGTGTAATCAGGTCTTTGTCTCCTTTCCCATGCTTGTGCCCATGTTTTATGTCATGCAGTGGTGGGGCAACACCTTCAGCAAGGAATTACCCACTTTCCAGTGGTTTCTTGTGGAGCTAAGCATCTTTACCTTAGTAGAGGAAGTTCTCTTCTATTATTCACACAG GCTCGTTCACCACCCGGTCCTGTATAAGCACATTCACAAGAAGCATCATGAATGGACAGCCCCCATTGGTGTGGTCTCCATTTATGCTCACCCAATAGAACACATA atctCCAACACGCTGCCTGTCATGACTGGCCCAATGATCCTGGGGTCCCACATTGTCTCCATTGCTGTCTGGTTCTCCCTTGCTCTGATAACAACAAGCATTTCACACTGTGGCTACCACCTgcctttcctgccctctccAGAGTTCCatgacttccaccacctcaa GTTCAACCAGTGCTATGGTGTCCTGGGAGTGCTGGATTATCTGCATGGAACAGATACAGTGTTCAGACAAACCAAAGCCTACAAGAGACACAAGATCCTCCTTGGCTTCACACCACTCTCAGAAAGCATCCCtgatgcagcagagaaggcagagtga